GATAGTATTATTGTTTTGCAATGTAGTCATATTAATTTTCTATATAGATTTCTTGGCAAATGACCTGAAATGTAACCATATTAAAATAAATCCCTATGTGATATATAGGCTTGCAAAATAAGATTTCTGCTGGGGAGTTTGTGAAGCAGATAATGTTCAATTCTGCTTGGGGGTTTGTGAAGTAGCAAGTTGAATAATCTAATGAATGGAGTAGGTGTTGAGGACACAGCTCGATTGTTTGACAAACTTGTATTTAGCAGCAAAAACTAGAGATTatgctatttttttaaattatcttatcATTGTTGTTTATAATGTCTGCCTTTAATTTTGTACAAGTTGCTGGACCATCTGGGCAGATGACATGGATTAGAGGCTGTCTAAAATGTTTAGATGCCAGCAATATTACTGAAGTCATTGATAATAGGTTGATTGCTCTCTTTCTGAATTCACAGTTTTGTTTGGTCTAGACACTGGAATTTGTAGGTACAATAAGAATAATTGTTTATCTTCCAATGGAATTCCTTAACTGAATAAATAGTAATTATTGTAAAGTTGATGTTGAATTACATTCTGTTTGAAAGGGATTGCATCTCATGATCCTGTGTCTGGaattatattctaacaaaattttgatttgatttatgCAGTTTGTTATGCATACAAATGGATTATATTGATCTTGATCAAATTCATTGGCTTGATCAATTTGTATGTTTATGTTAGCTTACGTATTTTGGCCTGACTgattgacaaaccccaatttgagggtttgtcttgtattgaatttagagcattttgataaccttttgtcacatttagcctataaattagcatggttttgttatctctcccgtatttgtgcctaagtgtaaaaacatgctttttaagccttattttgatgaattctatttcctcttttgattccataagatgccttgatgtgtttgttagtaatctcaggatggaataggctaggcatggatcaaaggaagcaagaaaGGAAGCATACAAATGGAGAGAatcataaaaagtcaaagaagcaaagtcagccaagcacgcgcacgcgcacaaggcgctcgcgcgcacattgcgagacaggccagggacgcgcacgcgtaccatgcgcgcacgcgccgatgatggcacatgacctcattaaggcaacacgtgcctggcgattttgggaaggttttcagcaaccaactttggcgccaaaatgcatataagagccaaggattgaaggggattgacatgACATGAACACActcattagttttagttttagagttagtttctagagagagaagctctcacttctctctagaattaggattaggattaggtttagttcttagattgagatttagattcatcttcttctatttctatcttctcaaatctttgttgttacattcgttcttcttccattcttttattgcaatttcctttatgttgttcttgtatcttgttatagatctagtattgtttcttttactctctttcaattcaataaaagcaattcataataaatgtgtttcttttgattgttgttgttaattcctttcaataattgttgttagattctattcttgttgtcaatttgctttgcttttcttttgtgccttccaagtgtttgatgaaatgcttggttggattttagtgtaggttttgttcctcttggcctaggtagagtaattagtgactcttgagttatctaattcctttgttgattgataattagaagttgctaattgatttgagtgcttctaaagctagtctttcccttaggagttgattaggacttgaggaatcaaattgattcatccacttgacttttctccatggttagaggttaactaagtgggagcaatggacaatttgttatcacaattgaagaagataactaggataggacttctagttctcatatcttgccaagagctttgttagttgttagtttatttctcttaccatttactattcatgtttctcatctaaaaccccaaaataactcacaaccaataacaagacactttattgtaagtcctagggagaacgacccgaggtttaaatacttcggtttatagattttaggggtttgtacttgtgacaaacaaatttttgtacgaaaggattagcgattggtttagagactatactttacaacgagattttatttgagaaattctaaaccgtcaaaaaaaTGGGAACCCTAATACGCGAAGAACGTTGCGCCGCAGCGCACTTCCCCCCATTTCccattcttcttcctcctctcaaCCCCCATAACCACCACCTCAACCTTTCCGGCCACCACCTCCGGCCAACGCACACACTCTCTCAACCACCACCACGTCCCTCTCTCTCGCCCCTCCACTCACTCCCTTTCTCCCTCCACTCCGGCTCTCTCCACTCCACTCACTCCCTTTGTTCGCGGCCACCACCGCCGCCGTCCACCGCAGCCGCCATTGCTCCTCACTCGCCCTTTCCTTCATTCACTTCGTCTTCTCCCATACACtccctctcctctctctcttttggCCGAACCCCCGCCGCCGCTCATCTTTCCGGCCACCGTCCACGGCGGCGCAGCTCCTGGCCTATTCCACCCCCCCAATTTCATTTCCATCCCTAGTTTCCTTctgctcccaggttcctgctccaATTCTATATTTTTTCTGCTTTTCCTTTTATTGTTCATTTCTGTTAAGTAGTCTaattacatgttagttagtttgTATTCATATTTTGCATGTTAGGTTAGATAGCTATActtgcggttaggtagctagggctggatagaagattctaggcctgataagtgctccgtatGTGCTTACTTGCTGTCTGTTTATTTGGAAGTTGTATGCTGCTTTTGGACTGTTCTTATGCATTTCTTGTTGCCTAAATACTATGCCACTACTACTGTGCTTGTTTGATGTTGTTTCTGTGCTAATTGTGCTAAtttgctatccgggaacgtccaattttaagccggaatgctgcccgatTTTCAAGGAAATTAGTTCATTTTGGTCTTTAATTCAATTTTGGGCAAAATTCCGTTTCCTTTTTGACTT
This sequence is a window from Arachis stenosperma cultivar V10309 chromosome 10, arast.V10309.gnm1.PFL2, whole genome shotgun sequence. Protein-coding genes within it:
- the LOC130957254 gene encoding lysine-rich arabinogalactan protein 19-like translates to MGTLIREERCAAAHFPPFPILLPPLNPHNHHLNLSGHHLRPTHTLSQPPPRPSLSPLHSLPFSLHSGSLHSTHSLCSRPPPPPSTAAAIAPHSPFPSFTSSSPIHSLSSLSFGRTPAAAHLSGHRPRRRSSWPIPPPQFHFHP